A stretch of the Asticcacaulis sp. ZE23SCel15 genome encodes the following:
- the flaF gene encoding flagellar biosynthesis regulator FlaF, giving the protein MSLQAYQRTAARAEDPRQTEYRLFGQVTRALLEAEATDTSNFQVRIHALDWNRRMWSVFGMDCASPTNGLPEALRAQIISLSIWVSKHTSLVMRNKEEIAPLIEVNRIIMQGLMPQSQAMAQAAPAANPADAAFANRVRGSLG; this is encoded by the coding sequence ATGTCACTTCAGGCGTATCAGAGAACGGCCGCACGCGCGGAAGATCCTCGTCAAACCGAATACCGGCTGTTTGGTCAGGTAACGCGCGCGCTTCTGGAAGCGGAAGCTACCGATACGTCTAATTTTCAGGTTCGCATTCATGCGCTCGACTGGAACCGGCGCATGTGGTCGGTGTTCGGCATGGACTGCGCATCGCCGACCAATGGTCTTCCCGAAGCCTTGCGCGCGCAGATTATCTCCCTGTCGATCTGGGTGTCGAAGCACACCTCTCTGGTTATGCGCAACAAAGAAGAGATCGCCCCTCTGATTGAGGTCAACCGTATCATTATGCAGGGTCTGATGCCCCAAAGTCAGGCCATGGCTCAGGCGGCGCCGGCCGCTAATCCGGCCGATGCGGCCTTTGCCAATCGTGTGCGCGGCTCGTTAGGCTGA
- a CDS encoding tetratricopeptide repeat protein, giving the protein MVKRSFEQNPPPQPNPLAASGITDDAPEFVPAFDMRPSSSLLGDASSRAALARLDVAADHARLKQTLTLLKAALTSLKKSEWQAGAQLAIQALEVDEKSGEAWHILAISREKSGDLAGAFACYEAALKLMPNNVPVTNDLGRLAVRMEYPDIAEKFFTFVLRIEPDNTEAANNLATALREASRYEDAIEVLRTAIGLNPQDPQLWNALGTVVNTQGDVDTSIIFYQEALKFNPKHVHALYNLGNALGLLGHYEQALEHLMRALPLFDDPLNIYTCRLSITFINAVLNNFDVAWDYYDGRIKEGTPEKILFLIDRPKWTPDTDVAGKHVLVSAEQGLGDEVLFASLLPDLIRDIGPDGKLTIAVEPRLVSLFARSFPNATVIKHHTTKHKGRVVRLFPDLIDAGSIDCWAMMGDLLKRYRRSLDDFPAANVFLTPDPDRVAYWRAELDKLGPEPKAGILWKSLIKHSRRDRYYSPFETWKEVIATEGVTFVNLQYGDVTAELAEAEASGLRIWNPPGIDLKADLDDLCALCCALDTVMGPSNATSNIAAGAGATIWMSIPFRSAWLCLGTDHYPFYPTARVFAPAVLNDWGDALGQMKQALIDDLIPAKTRAQAPTKAL; this is encoded by the coding sequence ATGGTTAAGCGTAGCTTTGAGCAAAACCCGCCACCACAGCCAAATCCACTGGCGGCAAGTGGTATAACTGATGACGCGCCTGAGTTTGTTCCGGCGTTTGATATGCGTCCCTCATCGTCGCTTCTGGGCGATGCCAGTTCCCGCGCAGCCCTGGCACGGCTTGATGTCGCCGCCGACCATGCCCGCCTGAAACAAACCCTGACGTTGCTTAAGGCCGCTTTGACCTCCCTGAAAAAAAGCGAATGGCAAGCCGGCGCGCAACTGGCCATTCAGGCGCTGGAGGTTGATGAAAAAAGCGGCGAAGCCTGGCATATCTTAGCCATATCGCGCGAAAAATCAGGCGATCTGGCGGGGGCGTTTGCCTGTTACGAAGCCGCGCTCAAGCTCATGCCCAACAATGTTCCGGTGACCAATGATCTGGGGCGGCTGGCGGTGCGGATGGAATATCCGGATATTGCCGAAAAATTCTTCACTTTCGTGCTTCGGATCGAGCCCGACAATACCGAAGCGGCCAACAATCTGGCGACCGCCCTGCGCGAAGCCAGCCGTTATGAGGACGCTATTGAGGTCTTACGCACCGCTATAGGCCTGAACCCGCAGGACCCGCAACTGTGGAATGCGCTGGGCACCGTCGTGAACACTCAGGGCGACGTCGATACCTCGATCATCTTTTATCAGGAAGCCCTGAAATTCAATCCCAAACATGTCCATGCGCTCTATAATCTGGGCAATGCACTGGGGCTTTTGGGGCATTATGAGCAGGCGTTGGAGCATCTGATGCGGGCCCTGCCGCTGTTTGATGATCCGCTGAATATATACACCTGCCGCCTGTCGATCACGTTTATTAATGCTGTGCTCAATAATTTCGATGTGGCCTGGGACTATTATGACGGTCGCATCAAGGAAGGCACGCCTGAGAAGATCCTTTTCCTGATCGACCGGCCCAAATGGACGCCTGATACTGATGTGGCGGGTAAGCATGTCCTTGTGTCCGCCGAACAGGGGCTTGGGGATGAGGTGCTGTTTGCCTCGCTCCTGCCCGATCTGATCCGCGATATCGGCCCGGACGGGAAGCTTACCATTGCCGTTGAGCCGCGTCTGGTAAGCCTGTTTGCGCGCTCATTCCCAAATGCTACCGTTATTAAACATCACACCACCAAGCACAAAGGCCGGGTGGTGCGCCTGTTCCCCGACCTGATCGACGCGGGCAGCATCGATTGCTGGGCGATGATGGGCGATTTGCTGAAACGCTACCGCCGGTCACTGGATGATTTCCCGGCAGCCAATGTTTTCCTGACGCCAGACCCGGATCGGGTCGCCTACTGGCGCGCCGAACTGGATAAGCTGGGGCCTGAGCCCAAGGCGGGCATTCTATGGAAATCATTGATTAAACACTCCCGCCGCGATCGTTATTATTCGCCGTTTGAGACTTGGAAAGAGGTTATCGCCACTGAGGGTGTTACGTTCGTCAACCTTCAATACGGCGATGTCACCGCCGAACTGGCCGAAGCCGAAGCGTCGGGTTTACGCATCTGGAACCCGCCAGGCATTGACCTGAAAGCTGATCTTGACGACCTATGTGCCCTGTGTTGCGCACTTGATACCGTCATGGGTCCCTCCAACGCCACCAGCAATATCGCCGCCGGAGCGGGTGCGACGATCTGGATGTCGATACCGTTCCGCAGCGCCTGGCTGTGTCTGGGCACCGACCATTACCCGTTCTACCCGACCGCCCGTGTGTTTGCCCCCGCAGTGCTTAATGACTGGGGGGATGCGCTGGGTCAGATGAAACAGGCCTTGATCGACGATCTGATCCCGGCCAAGACGCGCGCTCAGGCCCCCACAAAAGCCTTATGA
- a CDS encoding NAD regulator, producing MSLVIELSAVVVTIRDHQAFVLCLPYNGLRQDGPQLALPSGPFLPHNHRTFDLALRAFVTEQTGFTIGYVEQLYTFGDDGRYAPVITEGHAVSDQQAERIISLGYLALTPDKAFHTRLKTEWVAFSELFPWEDWREGQPVCLKQLKPVLDQWANTVAGPEQAVRQMRVQTLFPEDFDHWNEERVLDRYELLYDAGLIPEAHRHQGKAPDPRTGGHEMMSDHRRIIATGLSRLRGKIKYRPVIFELMPERFTLLELQRALEAITGLNLHKQNFRRALDRTGFVTPLGVYKDDTGGRPAELYSYNRDQFRFSPSQGLSLPTLR from the coding sequence GTGTCCCTCGTCATCGAACTGTCCGCCGTTGTCGTCACCATCCGGGATCATCAGGCGTTTGTCCTGTGTCTGCCCTATAATGGCCTGCGTCAGGATGGACCGCAACTGGCCCTACCGTCAGGGCCGTTCCTGCCCCACAACCATCGCACCTTTGATCTGGCCCTGCGCGCCTTTGTGACGGAACAGACCGGCTTTACCATCGGCTATGTCGAGCAACTTTATACCTTTGGCGATGATGGCCGCTACGCCCCCGTCATCACCGAAGGTCACGCCGTTTCTGATCAGCAAGCCGAGCGGATTATATCGCTCGGCTATCTGGCCCTGACGCCGGATAAGGCCTTTCACACTAGGCTCAAAACCGAGTGGGTGGCGTTTAGCGAACTCTTTCCGTGGGAAGACTGGCGTGAGGGCCAACCCGTCTGCCTTAAACAGCTTAAGCCTGTGCTGGATCAGTGGGCGAATACGGTCGCAGGCCCGGAACAGGCAGTGCGTCAGATGCGCGTCCAGACCCTGTTTCCCGAAGATTTCGATCACTGGAACGAAGAGCGTGTCCTTGATCGCTATGAATTGCTGTACGACGCGGGCCTTATCCCCGAAGCCCACCGCCATCAGGGCAAGGCGCCTGATCCGCGCACTGGCGGCCATGAAATGATGTCGGATCATCGCCGCATCATTGCGACCGGACTGTCACGGCTGCGCGGCAAGATCAAATATCGCCCGGTGATTTTCGAACTGATGCCGGAGCGGTTTACCCTGCTGGAGTTGCAACGCGCACTTGAGGCCATAACCGGCCTGAACCTGCATAAGCAAAACTTCCGTCGTGCGCTGGATCGGACCGGCTTTGTCACGCCGCTGGGGGTCTATAAGGACGACACCGGCGGACGACCGGCGGAGCTTTATAGTTATAACCGCGATCAGTTCCGCTTTAGTCCGTCGCAAGGATT
- the flbT gene encoding flagellar biosynthesis repressor FlbT, with product MPLKLSLKPGEKFVLNGAVVQNGDRRCSLILQNKASVLREKDIMQEHEATSPARHIYFPVMMMYLDEAGADRYYDEFLRRMTEFMGVVSQAAVLAECVTVSKSIMAREYYKALMGCRKLVDFEDALLGAKE from the coding sequence ATGCCTTTGAAACTGTCTCTGAAGCCCGGAGAGAAGTTCGTTTTAAATGGCGCCGTTGTGCAAAACGGGGATCGCCGCTGTTCGCTGATCCTGCAAAATAAAGCCTCGGTCTTACGTGAAAAAGACATCATGCAGGAGCATGAGGCTACGTCTCCGGCCCGCCATATCTATTTCCCCGTCATGATGATGTATCTCGATGAAGCGGGGGCTGACCGTTATTATGATGAATTTCTGCGCCGCATGACCGAGTTCATGGGGGTCGTGTCTCAGGCGGCCGTTCTGGCGGAATGTGTGACGGTTTCCAAAAGCATTATGGCGCGTGAGTATTACAAGGCCCTGATGGGCTGCCGTAAGCTGGTCGACTTTGAGGATGCACTTTTAGGGGCTAAAGAGTAA
- a CDS encoding lipopolysaccharide assembly protein LapB yields MKPDPLTDSIAAGDWARAEALARAHLSLKPDDMEVRRYLALALERQNRLPEAFDTYQDLLARLSSPPPSDIVHDLARLAFRLDQMDMAEKLYRFVVQAEPDNVAAIAGLAASQRQQMKYDAAIDGLKAALATHPEDSELWNVLGTVVNAQNDPYTALTFFDEALRLDPDNHQARFHRGIAHAELGDFDSSLSDLFACIDGFSDPSNIASVRLTTAQIALCAGKTDIAWPLYEARHKTGTAMEVHYPFTAPRWQPGKSLAGKRLFVSAEQGLGDEILFGTLLPDVIRDLGDESLLNLGVEPRLVSLFQRSFPSAKVYAHRTRREDGRISRHFDGFDEAQTPIDQWALMADFCATYRPTPADFPAHNAYLKPDPARIEHWQAWLNSLDNRPKVGILWKSLKTDIIRERYYSPFDDWEILLKRDDITVISLQYGDARAELDAAAARGLPIITPPDIDLKDDLDDLCALTCALDLTLGPANATTNIAAAAGARTWIITSPNNWVQMGQVHHPWYPAATAFMPRDLTSWDEVMARVDQALTALINSSRHQRRGQGGGATAQEKLRS; encoded by the coding sequence ATGAAACCCGATCCGTTGACCGACAGCATCGCCGCCGGAGATTGGGCCAGGGCCGAGGCTCTGGCGCGGGCGCATCTGTCGCTAAAGCCCGACGATATGGAGGTCAGACGCTATCTGGCGCTGGCACTGGAGCGACAGAACCGCCTGCCCGAAGCCTTTGATACCTATCAAGATTTGCTGGCACGCCTGTCGTCACCACCGCCGTCTGATATTGTGCATGATCTGGCGAGGCTGGCCTTCCGGCTGGATCAGATGGACATGGCTGAAAAGCTGTACCGCTTTGTGGTGCAGGCCGAACCCGATAATGTCGCCGCGATCGCCGGTCTGGCCGCCAGCCAGCGCCAGCAGATGAAATATGATGCCGCCATAGACGGACTGAAAGCCGCCCTCGCCACCCATCCCGAAGACAGCGAACTATGGAATGTGCTGGGTACGGTCGTGAATGCTCAGAATGACCCGTACACCGCCCTGACCTTTTTCGATGAGGCGCTGCGGCTTGATCCGGACAATCATCAGGCCCGCTTCCATCGCGGCATTGCCCATGCCGAACTTGGCGATTTTGACAGCAGCCTGAGCGATTTGTTTGCCTGTATCGACGGCTTTTCTGACCCGTCCAATATCGCCAGCGTGCGCTTAACGACCGCGCAGATTGCCCTGTGCGCCGGAAAAACCGACATCGCCTGGCCGCTGTATGAAGCCCGTCACAAAACCGGCACGGCGATGGAAGTCCACTACCCGTTCACGGCCCCGCGCTGGCAACCCGGCAAATCCTTAGCGGGCAAGCGTCTGTTTGTATCGGCGGAACAGGGACTGGGCGATGAAATCCTGTTCGGCACGCTTTTGCCCGATGTCATTCGCGATCTGGGTGATGAAAGTCTGCTGAACCTTGGGGTTGAACCGCGTCTGGTAAGTCTTTTTCAGCGTTCCTTTCCGTCCGCCAAAGTCTATGCCCACCGTACCCGGCGCGAGGATGGCCGCATCAGCCGCCATTTTGACGGCTTCGATGAAGCGCAAACGCCTATCGATCAGTGGGCCTTGATGGCCGATTTTTGCGCCACCTACCGGCCAACGCCTGCCGATTTCCCGGCGCACAATGCCTATCTCAAGCCCGATCCGGCACGCATAGAACACTGGCAGGCATGGCTGAACAGTCTGGATAACCGCCCCAAGGTCGGCATTTTGTGGAAAAGCTTAAAAACCGATATCATCCGTGAGCGCTATTACTCGCCGTTCGATGACTGGGAAATCCTACTTAAGCGTGACGATATTACCGTCATTTCCCTGCAATATGGCGATGCCCGCGCGGAACTCGACGCGGCCGCCGCACGCGGGCTCCCGATCATCACGCCACCCGACATTGACCTTAAGGACGATCTGGATGATTTGTGTGCGCTGACATGTGCGCTTGACCTGACGCTGGGGCCGGCCAACGCCACAACCAATATCGCGGCGGCGGCGGGGGCACGGACATGGATCATAACCTCACCGAACAACTGGGTTCAGATGGGGCAAGTCCACCATCCGTGGTATCCGGCGGCCACAGCCTTTATGCCGCGCGACCTGACCTCATGGGATGAGGTCATGGCCCGCGTCGATCAGGCCCTTACGGCTTTGATTAACTCAAGCCGCCACCAGCGGCGCGGCCAAGGTGGCGGAGCCACCGCCCAAGAGAAACTAAGATCTTGA
- a CDS encoding flagellin, whose protein sequence is MSNVSVNTNVGAMIALQNLNRTNKDLSETQNRINTGLKVASAKDNGAVYAIAQSQRADVAALGAVSDSLNRAMSAVDVAMAAGEGISDILTQMKELALSASDTGLDTVSRDALKEDFQSLRDQIKKTISNAVFNGINLIEAGADGINALASADGVNKLTVAAQDLSLGGTILSLASDATFSTASSASGLLSTLDSSVKNVSLALARLGTSSKSLEAHSTFVSKLVDSMEAGIGNLVDADMAKESAKLTALQTKQQLGIQALSIANQAPQTILSLFQG, encoded by the coding sequence ATGTCTAACGTATCGGTCAATACCAACGTGGGCGCAATGATCGCGCTCCAAAACCTGAACAGAACGAATAAGGATCTTTCGGAAACCCAGAACCGCATTAATACCGGCCTGAAGGTCGCCAGCGCGAAGGACAATGGTGCGGTCTATGCGATTGCTCAAAGTCAGCGCGCCGACGTCGCAGCGCTCGGAGCGGTTTCAGACTCGCTTAACCGTGCTATGTCCGCTGTGGATGTGGCTATGGCGGCGGGTGAGGGGATTTCGGATATCCTTACCCAAATGAAGGAGTTAGCTCTATCAGCTTCGGATACCGGTCTTGATACGGTCAGCCGTGACGCCCTGAAGGAAGATTTTCAGTCGTTGCGTGACCAGATTAAGAAGACGATTTCGAATGCGGTCTTCAATGGCATCAATCTGATCGAGGCGGGCGCTGACGGTATCAATGCGTTGGCTTCGGCAGATGGGGTAAACAAGCTGACGGTCGCGGCGCAGGATCTTTCCCTTGGTGGAACTATTCTATCTCTGGCGTCAGATGCGACCTTCTCGACGGCTTCGTCGGCGAGTGGTTTGCTGTCCACCCTGGATAGCTCCGTTAAGAACGTATCCCTGGCGCTCGCGCGTCTGGGGACATCGTCAAAGTCTCTGGAGGCTCATTCTACGTTCGTTTCAAAACTTGTCGATTCCATGGAAGCGGGTATCGGAAACCTCGTGGATGCCGACATGGCCAAGGAAAGCGCAAAACTCACCGCGCTGCAAACCAAGCAGCAACTGGGTATACAGGCTCTTTCTATTGCCAATCAGGCGCCACAGACGATCCTCAGCCTGTTCCAGGGCTAA
- a CDS encoding flagellin has protein sequence MALNSVNTNVGAAIALQNLNKTNSQLATTQERINTGLKVGSAKDNGAIFAIAQSQRSEVSALNAVSELLSRGQSVVDVSMAAGELVSDMLTQLKEKALAASDTGLDTTSRDALKEDFASIRDQIKKTLTNATFNGINLVDGSDADIKALANASGSSTLTVSGQNMSLGGSVITLATNATFATASSAGALLATIDASIKNVSTSLSKLGTSSKALENHAGFVSKLQDAMEAGIGNLVDADMAKESAKLQALQTKQQLGIQALSIANQSTSTVLSLFR, from the coding sequence ATGGCGCTCAATAGCGTTAACACGAACGTCGGTGCAGCAATTGCTCTGCAAAACCTCAACAAAACCAATTCGCAACTTGCCACCACTCAGGAGCGTATCAATACGGGCCTGAAAGTCGGTTCGGCCAAGGACAACGGCGCTATCTTTGCTATCGCGCAAAGCCAGCGTTCGGAAGTCAGCGCGCTGAACGCTGTTTCGGAATTGCTGTCACGCGGCCAATCGGTCGTTGACGTGTCCATGGCAGCCGGTGAATTGGTTTCCGACATGCTTACGCAGTTGAAGGAAAAGGCTCTGGCGGCTTCGGACACCGGCCTTGACACCACCAGCCGCGACGCTCTGAAGGAAGACTTTGCGTCTATCCGCGATCAGATCAAAAAAACCCTCACTAACGCCACTTTCAACGGGATCAACTTGGTTGATGGTTCGGATGCCGACATTAAGGCTCTGGCTAACGCCAGCGGTTCGAGCACGTTGACGGTTTCTGGTCAGAACATGTCTTTGGGCGGTTCTGTCATCACCTTGGCAACGAACGCTACCTTCGCTACGGCGTCGTCAGCGGGTGCCCTGCTGGCAACGATTGATGCGTCTATCAAGAACGTGTCGACCTCTCTGTCGAAGCTGGGTACATCGTCCAAGGCGCTTGAAAACCATGCAGGCTTCGTTTCGAAGCTTCAGGATGCCATGGAAGCCGGTATTGGTAACCTTGTCGATGCCGACATGGCTAAGGAAAGTGCTAAACTGCAAGCTCTGCAAACCAAGCAGCAGCTCGGCATTCAGGCGCTCTCGATCGCCAACCAGTCGACTTCGACTGTTTTGAGCTTGTTCCGTTAA
- a CDS encoding flagellar biosynthesis protein FlaG has protein sequence MINNVSGVPQVSDVTPVKVVPDVAREMPQTVLASAGKSAADNKGSSKESKSDSMAKPLAYQLKLVVDVDPDTGDFVYKAINRLTGQVVSQLPRKELLDMKNDANYRTGSVIKTDV, from the coding sequence ATGATCAATAATGTATCAGGCGTACCTCAGGTTTCAGACGTAACTCCCGTCAAAGTTGTTCCTGATGTAGCCAGGGAAATGCCGCAGACTGTGCTGGCCAGTGCCGGCAAGAGTGCTGCGGATAACAAGGGCTCTTCTAAGGAATCCAAAAGTGATTCCATGGCCAAGCCTTTGGCCTATCAATTGAAGCTCGTGGTCGATGTCGATCCCGATACGGGCGATTTTGTCTATAAAGCCATTAATCGTCTGACCGGGCAGGTCGTAAGTCAGTTGCCGCGTAAAGAATTATTAGACATGAAAAACGACGCGAACTACCGCACAGGTTCTGTAATAAAAACAGATGTTTAA
- a CDS encoding universal stress protein, with protein MTNANTGHSGWARISVLLSGAEAERVPLEVGLEIAKSFGAQLNALFAPPDPAELAPWLGEGFMGTVQVSAMESLKSIAEDSEAVARAQFSALDYVAKSFYALKSPVWQDLACETRLSDLMLFGADSAKGQGLLAEAFTQVLMEERTGVFIARQALDLKGTAIVAWDGKEPSSRAARRAVPLLKQAAKVVVIGAPIGDRPVDLNRLVNYYGAHGITAEVELLPKGGDIVGALVDANVRHNAAFMVAGAFGHSRLREFAFGGTTRALLQNTTLNLYMAH; from the coding sequence ATGACAAATGCCAACACAGGTCACTCAGGCTGGGCCCGCATCAGTGTATTATTGTCGGGGGCTGAGGCGGAGCGTGTGCCTCTGGAGGTGGGGCTTGAGATCGCGAAATCCTTTGGTGCGCAGCTAAATGCCCTGTTTGCGCCGCCCGATCCGGCGGAACTGGCGCCGTGGCTGGGCGAAGGGTTCATGGGTACGGTGCAGGTGTCGGCTATGGAAAGCCTGAAATCGATCGCCGAAGACTCAGAGGCTGTGGCGCGGGCGCAATTTTCCGCTCTCGACTATGTCGCTAAGTCGTTTTATGCCCTGAAATCACCGGTGTGGCAGGATTTGGCCTGCGAGACGCGCCTGTCCGACCTGATGCTATTCGGGGCCGACAGCGCCAAAGGGCAGGGCCTGCTGGCCGAAGCCTTTACGCAGGTGCTGATGGAAGAACGCACCGGGGTGTTCATCGCCCGTCAGGCGCTGGATCTTAAAGGGACGGCTATCGTCGCCTGGGACGGCAAGGAGCCGTCATCGCGAGCCGCCCGCCGGGCGGTGCCACTGCTGAAACAGGCCGCAAAGGTCGTGGTAATCGGCGCGCCGATTGGTGACCGTCCGGTCGATCTGAACCGTCTGGTCAATTACTACGGTGCGCACGGCATTACGGCTGAGGTTGAGCTTTTGCCCAAGGGCGGGGATATTGTGGGTGCTCTGGTGGATGCCAATGTCCGCCATAACGCGGCGTTTATGGTCGCGGGCGCGTTCGGTCATTCACGCTTACGCGAATTTGCCTTTGGCGGCACGACCCGCGCGCTGTTGCAGAATACGACGCTTAATCTCTATATGGCGCATTAG
- a CDS encoding HD family hydrolase: MTKARKTLSKLPPRAWQRMLSGRRLDLLDPAAIDIEIEDIALGLARVARWNGQTLGDHGFSVAQHSLIVEDICAHIVPDLEAKWRLMALLHDAPEYVIGDMISPFKAALGFDYRRFEDHLEQAIHIRFGLPALMPKEVKVLIKQADHACAYYEATQLVGFSPDEARTFFGHPPEGYDLTLSAWDSLTAKTRFIDRFNQLSAMV; the protein is encoded by the coding sequence ATGACCAAAGCCCGCAAGACCCTTTCCAAACTGCCCCCGCGGGCCTGGCAGCGCATGTTGTCCGGCCGCAGGCTCGATCTGCTCGATCCGGCGGCGATCGATATAGAAATCGAAGATATCGCTCTCGGCCTTGCGCGGGTGGCCCGCTGGAACGGCCAGACCCTGGGAGATCATGGCTTCAGCGTAGCTCAGCATAGTCTGATCGTCGAAGATATCTGCGCCCATATCGTGCCGGATCTTGAGGCCAAATGGCGGCTGATGGCGCTTTTGCATGATGCGCCGGAATATGTGATCGGCGATATGATTTCGCCGTTCAAAGCGGCCCTTGGCTTTGATTACCGCCGGTTTGAAGACCATCTAGAACAGGCCATCCATATCCGCTTTGGACTGCCCGCGCTGATGCCCAAAGAGGTCAAGGTTCTGATCAAACAGGCCGATCACGCCTGCGCCTACTATGAGGCCACCCAACTGGTCGGATTCTCCCCCGATGAGGCGCGGACCTTTTTCGGTCATCCGCCGGAAGGCTATGACCTGACATTATCGGCTTGGGATAGCCTGACCGCAAAGACCCGTTTCATTGACAGGTTCAACCAGCTTAGTGCTATGGTCTAA